Genomic DNA from Alicyclobacillus fastidiosus:
ATCCGTCGGACACGAATGGACAATTGTATCCTCTGGCCAATGCGGGTACAGTCAACTTCCGTTCGGCGACGGTTGACGGGCAGGCCTTGAACAACAGTGCCAATCAAGTCGTGCCTATGGCACTCGTGTCCGATGACGGACAGGTGCTCATCGCACCGTCTGGTCTCGGCTCCGATGGAGCGTCGTTCTCCACGGTGACGGAGGACACAGAGGTTTCGTCTGTGGGACAAGGTTACACTGGAGAAACCGGAAGAAGCCAGCGAGGTCACGGTGGGTATCATCGGATGCCGACAGCTGGATCGCCTTGGGAACGAGGTGCAGGGTTTGCCACGGGGCAGTTTGGCGGATACGGGCGATAACTTCGACTCTTGATCCCGCTCGCGTCCAGTTATGTACATTTTAGGTTGTAAAATGATCTTATGAAGGAAAAACTACCTCAAACCGCCCTGCTGCGAATAGAGCAGATTCGTAGGGGGCGAGATTGGGGGATTCACGATGGAAGAGAGACCGACGAACGACCACTTCGATGTGGAACCGTCCGATGGCGCAGCATCGAATGCAGAAGAACTGGACGGAAACGAAATCACACAGGAACAAATTCGCGACGTGTATTTCGCCGGTACCAGTGATGGAGTTGTTTATTTGGGCGGCACCGAGATCCGCGACTTGGATGATGAAGAACAACCTGAGTAGTCTTCAAGGGGAATTCGAAGCTAGGTTCGTATCATAAACCCGTGGAGAAACTCGAATCAAATGTCTTTCCTGCGGCTTTGTCGTCGCCATTTCTTCGAGTGAATCTTCAAGCCCTCACCTTGTCTGCCACACGATTTGTGTGGCAGACTTTTTTTTGTTGAATGATCGCATGGTTTCATCAGCTTGAAGACCCGTGCGTCTGATTGGAACAGGAGGTGGCGTGCATGCTGAACAACTCACTGACTCGTATACTACAGATCCGCTACCCTATCATCCAAGGAGGGTTGGCTTACGTCGCAAATGGCAAGCTGGCGGCGGCTGTTTCAAACGCGGGCGGCCTTGGGCAGGTAGGTGCCGCGGGCAGGACCCCGGAGGCGTTTCGCGAGCAGATTCGCGTGGCGAAGTCCCTGACGGATCAGCCGTTTGGCGTGAATATCCCCGTCAGTCGCCACACGGATAATTCCCCGTACGTGCAAGTTGCATTGGAAGAGGCTGCAAATATTGTCTCAGTCAGTCTCTCGGCGGGCGATCCGCGCCCGTTTGTGCCAAGTTTGAAAGCTGCTGGACTCAAAGTGTTATTGGTCGTGGCCACCGTTCGCCAGGCGGTCCGGGCACAAGAGGTGGGCGCGGATGTACTCATTTGCGAAGGGTTTGAGGCAGGGGGACATGACAGCCCGTTGGAAAACACGGTCTTTACGCTTGTGCCTCAGGTGGTGCAGATAGCCGAGGTGCCGGTCGTTGCAGCAGGTGGAGTCGCGAGTGGCAGGCAAGTCGCAGCGGCGTTCATGCTGGGGGCAGAGGGCGTGCAAATGGGGACGCGCTTTGTGGCGACTGCGGAATGTGAAGCTCATCCGCGCTATAAGGATTTACTCGTCCAGGCTGGCGACGATGGTACAGTGGTCCTGGAGCGTACGCTTGGCGTGAGCACGCGCGTCCTGAAGAACGATTACGCTGCGGCGGCATTGGACGTGGAGCGAGCGGATCCCTCTGGTCTCAAGCTCCGTCCGTTGATGACTGGCGAGAGAAATCGGTTGGCCGCAATCGACGGGCGAACGGATGAAGGTTACTTGTATGCGGGGCAGAGTGTCGGACTCATTTCCTCGGTCGTACCAGCGGGAGAGGCGATTGAGCAAATCGTCGAGGAAACGCGCAGGGCTCTCGGGAACACAAGCCAATACCAGGCCTGGCTTTAGGCGAAGGACAGACTCATTGGCCATCGGAGGCAGATGTATTCGTGATGCGCGGACACGTCCTGGTGGTTTCGATTGACATTCGTTTGTGGTATACTGAAAATGGTAAACTGATTGTGATTTTGCCTGCGACTCTCGTCTTTAGGGGAGTCGCTTCCTTTATCATGTTACACAACGTACTCCTGGAGTTCCTCGCTTCGCGACCCTGAGATGGTAAGGAGATGTAGTGCATGTTTGGTAAACGCAACGACGAAGTGGTTCCAAACGTCGAAACTCCGGTATGGTCCTGTACCAACGACACGTGCAACGTCTGGATGCGTCAAAACTTTTCTTTTGATGCTGAGCCCCGCTGCCCAGTTTGTCAGTCGCCGATGACCCAAGATGTCCGCGAATTGCCAGAAATCTAAGATGAGCCTCACTGCGCGCGCCCCTATTGTACGTCGTTCGCGCGATACCTGACGCCTCGGGTTGCTGAGGCGTCTTGTTCGCGTTACGAGTTGCTCGTTCGACGCTCGCCCACTTCAGGACTACTAAACAGGCTCACCACGCCTGAGAGCAACAGCAGGATACCCGAAGGAAGGTACGAGAACGTCACAAAAATAAAGCCGAGGACTGCAGCGGCAATCATGATGACGCCACTGAGTTTCGGGATGCGACGGGCCGTCAATGTGGCAATGACACTCACTGCGGAGACGACGAGCATACCGATGGTGTGATAGTTGACACCAGGATAGTTCCCGTAGTGTTCCGCCATCTTAATCAAGCTTTCGACAACTCCGATCAGACCGGCCACCAGGCCAAGTAGGAGCGGGATCATAGAGGGGTACTCCTTCCAAAGTTCCATGAAGTCACTTCTTAGTTTAGCGATTCAGGATAGCAAATACAAAGGCTAGACATATTCTCGGCGAACGCGTCGCGGAAAATACCAACCTTATCAAGGGAACGCGATGTGGCCGATAGGGTCTTCGCGCGGTACGGGGGATTTCAAAGCGCGATACGTGCCATTGGATAGTCGGCGACGATAGAGGCAGGGCTTCTGGCCTTGGATCGATCTCGCCGTTGGAGGCGTCGGACGTAGAAAGAGGCCATCCCCAGCCATCGACGATGACTTTGGGACGGCCCCTTTACTGGCGAATTAGTATTTTACAACGTTTGCTGCCTGTGGGCCCTTTGGTCCTTCGACGATGTCAAAAGACACGCGTTGACCTTCGTCGAGCGATTTGAAACCGTTGCCTTGGATTGCGCTGAAGTGTACGAATACGTCGTCGCCGCCCTCGACTTGGATAAAGCCAAAGCCTTTTTCCGAATTAAACCACTTTACGATACCTTCCTGCATACCTATACCTCCATGGTGCGTGCGCACTTACAAATTCATTTGCAAACAGAGCCGCTCGAGTACTGACCCATTAGAGGCCAGACCGCGCGGCTCATGCATTATCAGTATGATAACATGCAAATGGGTATTGGCATCATCGTACACGACCGATACATGCAAGTCAAACATATTTGTCAAAACTATCTGTAGTTTCTATATTTCATGGTTCCGAGGAATATTCCGTCTACCATAACGATCGGGAACACAAATATTGCGTATCAATGAAAAATAATACGTAATAATACGTGCATCTGGATGGATTGGCGTGTATAATTTGGATGCAAGAACTTATGGGGGTGAATCGGTTCTGGAGTACACGAAGAGGCAGTCCGATATCCTGAAGTTGGTTCAGGAACGTGGGCCGATTACTGGCGATCAAATCGCCGATGCTCTGGGGGTCTCAAAGCTCACCCTTCGCTCGGACTTATCCGTCTTGACGATGACGGGGAGGCTGCGAGCTCGGCCGCGTGTTGGATATACGTACAACGAATCACACGAAGCGGAGTCGCGGCTGTCGGTACTGCACGAGCTCATGGTATCCGACTTTTTAGCAGTACCTGTGTCGGTGAGCGAGTCGTGTTCGGTGTACGATGCGGCCGTGACGATGTTTTTGGAAGACGTTGGAACGCTGTGCGTGGTCGACAATGCACATCTCGTTGGGGTGTTGTCGCGCAAAGATCTCCTCAAGGTGACACTCGGCGGTTCCGATACCAAATCTTTGCCGGTGACGTTGGCGATGACCAGAGTGCCGCATGTCGTCACGGTTTCGCCCGAGTCCTCCCTGTATGATGCCGCGTTGCTGATGGTTCGCCACGAGGTCGACGCGTTGCCCGTCATCAAGGTCAGCGACTCGCCGGAGCGGGGCACGGAGGTCATAGGTCGGATTTCGAAGACCACCATTACGCGAGCGTTTGTGGAGTTGGGCCAAAAGTTCAGCGTATAGAGCGGATAGAAGGAGGCACTGCGGGTGAGTGGTGTGCAACCCACGGTCTACATTGTATCAGATGCGATTGGAGAAACGGCCGAATTTGTGGCGAGGGCGGCTGCGAGTCAGTTCGACGAGTCACACGTCACGTACCGAAAGTATGCGGGTGTCAAGGACACGCAGACCATCGAGCGCATCGTGTTGCGCGCCAAAGAGGAAGGGGCGTTCATCGCGTTCACCTTTGTGATACGTCCCTTGCGAGATGCACTTCTCGCCGATGCGGCAGAGCACGAGGTGGCCGTCGTCGACATCATGGGCCCCATGTTGAACGCGTTCGAGCGCCTTCTGGGGCAAGTTCCGATTGGCCGACCGGGTGTCGTCCATCAGCTCGACGCCGATTATTACCGCCGCGTCGAGGCCGTAGAGTTTGCGGTGAAGTATGACGACGGGCGGGATCCCCGCGGACTTTCTCGCGCCGACGTCATTCTCATCGGCGTTTCCCGGACCTCGAAAACGCCGCTTAGCATGTACTTGGCACACAAGCAGTTGCGCGTGGCGAATGTGCCTCTGGTGCCCGAGGTGACACCGCCGCCCTTTCTGTTTGAAGCCGGCGGCCGGGGCAAAGTCATCGGCTTGACCATCCGCCCTGAGAATCTTCATGTCATCCGCAAACAGCGATTGCAGGCACTAGGTCTCGTCAGTCAAGCAAATTATGCGAGTGATGAGCGAATCTTGGAGGAGCTTGCGTACGCTGCCGACGTCATGAAGCGAATCGGGTGCCCGGTCATCGACGTGACCGATAGGGCCGTTGAGGAGACTGCCAGCGTCATTCAAAATTATTTGCCAATCGAGGAGGATCATTGGATATGAGCAAATGGGTCTATTTGTTTGACGAAGTGACGGAGCCCGACAAAATGCTGTTAGGTGGAAAAGGGGCGAACTTAGCGGACATGACGAACCACGGTCTGCCCGTGCCCCCTGGGTTTACCATCACCACGCAGGCCTGTCATACCTTCTCGGACGCTGGAGACTCGTTGACGTCAGAGATGCGAGCGCAAATCGAGTCGGCCATCGGCGAGATCGAACGGCGGACCGGCAAGGGGTTCGGAGACGCCGAGAGGCCCTTGCTGGTGTCGGTTCGCAGCGGCGCTCCGATCTCGATGCCGGGCATGATGGACACCGTGCTCAACCTGGGCCTGAATCACGACACCGTGGAAGGTTTGGTGCGCGTTACGAATAACCCTCGCTTCGCGTATGATAGTTTTCGCAGATTTATCCAAATGTTCGGTGATGTTGTGTTGGGGATACCCCACCATCAATTCGAACACACTCTCCAGGCAATCAAGCGCCACCACGGCGTGACAGAGGATCAACAGGCGACGGCGGAGATCTGGAGGCAAGTCGTGGACGAGTATTTGGCGCTCGTCGAACGCGAGAGCGGCGGGCCATTCCCGATGGATCCTCGCACTCAGCTCGAGATGGCTATAGGTTCAGTGTTTCGCTCCTGGAGAAACGCGCGGGCCATCGTCTATCGCCGGGTTCACCACATCCCGGACACCTTGGGGACGGCCGTGAATGTCCAGTCGATGGTGTTTGGAAACATGGGGGACGACTCCGGAACTGGGGTCGCGTTTACCCGCAATCCGTCTACAGGCGAGAACGAGCTGTTTGGCGAGTACCTGATCAACGCGCAGGGTGAGGATGTCGTCGCAGGCATTCGCACGCCGTCCAAGATCCACACTTTGCAACAGGAGATGCCTGATATTTACGAATCGTTCGTGGGTGTCTGCCGGCGGCTTGAGAGCCGCTACAAAGACGTTCAGGATATCGAGTTCACCATCGAATCGGGCCGGTTGTATTTGCTGCAGACGCGGTCGGCCAAACGCAGCGCGCAAGCGGCTGTGAAAATCGCGGTCGATCTCGTCCGTGAGGGCGTGATCGACAAAATGACAGCGATTGGACGCGTCAGCGCGGAACAAATCGATCAGCTTCTGCATCCGAGTATCGATGAAAGCACGCCGCAGGAGGTACTTGGTACCGGACTGCCGGCTTCACCTGGTGCCGCGAGCGGACAGGTGGTGTTCGATGCAGACCTCGCCGAAGAGCTCGGGCGAGCTGGCACCAAGGTGATCCTGGTGCGCACGGAGACGACGCCGGAAGACATTCACGGCATCGTCATGGCCCAAGGGATCCTCACAAGTCGCGGTGGGATGACCAGTCACGCGGCGGTGGTTGCCCGGGGAATGGGCAAACCGTGCGTATGTGGATGCGATGATTTGGCCATCGATGAAGCGTCAGGCACTTGCAGACTTGGCGGACAGACCATCTCGCAAGGCGATATTCTGTCCATCGACGGAGGCTCTGGGCGCATCCTCAAGGGAGAAATCAAGCTTGTCACACCGGATATGTCGGAAGAGTTCGAATGCCTGATGAAGTGGGCGGACGATGTGCGCCGCCTTGGCGTGCGGGCCAATGCGGACACGCCGGACGACGCTGCCAAAGCCCGGTCCTTTGGGGCGGAGGGCATCGGATTGTGTCGGACGGAGCACATGTTTATGGACGCCGATAGGTTGCCGGTGGTGCAGCAGATGATCCTCGCATCGACGAAAGAGGAACGGGCTGCAGCACTCGAGCGCTTGTTGCCGATGCAACGCGACGACTTTTACGGCATTCTGCAGGCGATGGACGGCTTTCCTGTCACCATTCGCCTCTTAGACCCACCGCTGCACGAGTTTCTTCCCAACATGGAGGAACTCATTGCCAAGCAAGCTGAGTTGAAGGCGACATTGATGTATGCACCGAGTGAGGATGCTAAGCAGGCGCTCAATGACGTCACCGTTTTACTCTCAAAAGTGCGTGGTTTGCACGAGATGAATCCGATGCTTGGACATCGCGGCTGTCGACTTGGATTGACCATGCCGGAAGTATACGAGATGCAGACGCGCGCCATTTTTGAGGCGACTGTAGCCCTCATCCAACAGGGTCGCAATCCCCGACCCGAGATCATGATCCCGCTGGTCGGACATGTCGAGGAGTTGCGTCGCATGCGGGAATTAGTGGAGCGTGTTGGGCTCGACGTCGCACAGGAAGCTGCTGTCGAGCTGGCGGTGCCGATTGGGACGATGATCGAGGTGCCGCGAGCCGCCCTGACTGCGGATGAGATTGCGCCTACTGCGGATTTCTTCTCGTTTGGGACGAACGACCTCACGCAGACGACATTCGGTTACTCTCGCGACGACGCCGAAGGCAAGTTCCTGCAATGGTACGTACAGGAAAACGTGTTGCCGCAGAATCCGTTCGCTTCGTTAGATCGGGACGGTGTGGGTCAACTCGTCGAGATCGCAGGGCGCAAGGGGCGCAGTCGAAAAGTATCGTTGAAACTGGGGGTCTGCGGCGAGCACGGGGGCGACCCGGACAGTATCGCCTTCTTTCACAACGTGGGGTTGAACTACGTGAGTTGTTCACCGTACCGCGTGCCTGTGGCAAGACTGTCTGCAGCACAGGCGGTGTTATCTCTGTAGGGTTCAACAGCTGTGGTGCACCAACCATGTCATTCGCCCATACGATGCAGCAGGTAGTAGTCAACCAGAAGAAGAGGGGCGGATGGCATGCTCACTGCAGCGCACTGGGTGTACTTGGCAGTTGTCGTTCTCGTCATTGTCGGCATGGCACTTCGACGAGGCGTCATCCCACTTTGTATCATCGGCACAGTAGTCATGGGGTGGGTCTATTCTCACAACTTTATCACCGGTTTAAAGGTGCTATTTAACGCCACCATCGCTTCAGCAACGACGCTGTTGGGGATCATCCTCATCATCGGTATCATGATTTCATTGCTTCGGTTACTGGAATCCATCGGTGCTGATCAACTGTTTTTGCGGCCGGTTCAGAACTTGTTTCGAGGGCCTACATCGGCGTTTTGGGGAACCGGCCTTGTAAAAGGGATGATTGCTGCCTTTGTGTGGCCCACCCCCTCGACTACGAGGGGGGCAAAAATCACCACGCACGTAGTTCAACCTTCATCGATCCGTCTGGAAAAATCCAGGCGGCTTCGACCATTGTGCGAATAAGCTCTCGTCGTTCTTGGGGTGTGGCCACATCCCAGGCCAGCTTGAGATTGACAAACTCCGCGAGATGAACCGATACCGGTTGCACCGCGTGAGTATTCAACTGCGACTTCAGTTGGTTCACCGTTTGTGAGATGTCATGTAGTCGGTCGTGAAGGTCCTGTGCCGAAATCAGATCCCGTTCGTAGGCGTCCATCCATTTGCGGCGACGCGCCTTCATCAGGTTGAGCTGCGTCTCGATTTGCTTCTGGTCATTTCGTTCTCGCACTTGTAGCGGATGGAAATGACTCTTCAGCGCCGCGTGTACCACACGGTCCAACTCGCCAATCAGCGCCCCTTCGATGACGTCTTGTTTCCACATCTTCATGTCACACGTTCGCGCATGCCGACGCGTATTGCACATATACCCGTGATAGGGTGTGATGCGGCCGGACTTACCTGCGCGCTCCGTTCTTCCCACCATCGGCCCGCCACAGTTTCCACAGCGGAGGATACCCACGAGCGGATGTACTCCAGTCCCCGTTCGCGGACCCACCGTTCGCCGTTGTGCCATCAGCTCTTGAGCACGACGCCATTCGTATTCCTCGATGATTGGTTCGTGGTCGCTTTTGGCGACGACTGGTTGACGGTTAACCATCTTATTGCGCGGTTGGTTTCCATAGCGAACATATCCGCAGTACACAGGGTTTTTCAGAATGGCGTTGACGACCTTTGTCGACCAGTGGTCGGCTCCACGAGGTCGCGGAACGCGATGGTTGGGGTCATTGAGGTATTTGGCCAGTCTAGACGTTCCGTCGCCAGCGAGATAGCGGTCAAAGATGAGGCGAATGACCGGGGCCTCGACTGGATTGATGGAGAGGATGCTGTCATGGAGGTCGTACCCGTACGGAGGTGTGTGTCCAAAGTATCTGCCTTGGCGGACCATTTCCGCTTGTCCGACCCGCACGCGTTCGCCTAAGTTCTCACGTTCCCACTGTGCGAGCGCCGCAATGATGGTGATGAACAATCGTCCCATGGCCGTCGTGGTGTCAAACACTTCGGTTGCCGACTTAAAACCCACTCCATGTCTGTCGAAGATCTGAAGGAGCTGATGTAGGTCGGTTACGTTGCGCGTCAGCCGATCTAGCCGGTAGACCAATACGACATCGATGATGCCGGCTTGTACGTCGGCCAACATGCGCTCTAGCTGGGGGCGGTGCACGTTTTTGGCTGAGAACCCTTCATCCGTGTACACGCCGACAATCGACCATCCCTGTGAATCGCAATAGGCGCTAAGTCGATGGAGCTGTGCGTCGAGAGAAAATCCTTCTTCAGCTTGCAGGTCCGTCGAGACGCGCGTGTAAATGGCTGTCCGCATCGTCGCCACCTCTAACGTGAGGGCGTCCAGAGACGTCCTGGAATCAAATCACTTTTCTTCATATCGTACAGTTTCGGTGCTCGAATCATGATTCCAACTGGGGGCTCTTTGCTCGTGTAATCCTCATCTGGCAAGCAGACAATCCCCGCCCGCATAAGCGTGAATGGGGGGGGAGGTATGAAACCACAACCGATCACCGTTGAAGTGCAGGGCGAGTTTACGGAGGACCACGCCAAAGCCGCTTTGCTCATGCTCCAGAAGATCTGGGATCGCGTCGCCAGGGAACAGGGAAAGCGCCTTGTCGTCGTACACGAGGAGGGTGAGAGCAACTACCGTAACTTCCGTGCAAGTGACGATGGCGGATAAGTGGTCGCTTGCGAATCTGCGCATGCGTTTGTGCCCATATCTCTGCTCACGATGCAGACGTCCGGAATATATATACAGGTAAGGACTGACCTTGACGACCATCGTGCAGGGGGAATCGGGATGCGCCGGCCAATTGCCGTACTTCGTGGCACCTTCGTCAATGACTTGTTTTTGATCCCGCTGACGGTCAACGGTCGGAAGGTGCGCCATATCGTTGTCGATACGGGAGCGTCCACGCTGATCTTTAACGGAAAAGTAGCCCGTCAACTGAGATTGCCCAACCTAGGCGCCGTAGGTGTGGCTGGTGTCGGAGGCACGGCCAACGCTTTCCGTTCGAAATGCGATGTGAAATTTTCATCTAAGTTGTTCCGGAATGTACCTTGCGTAGTGATTCAACATTTTTCGAAACCAGGATTATTAGGACTGAAATTCTTTCGCGATCACCACCTCGCACTCGCCCTGAATCCGTCCACCGAAACGTTGAAAATTTACGCTATGAAGCCGAACGGGAAAGCGAGTCGTGCAACATGAAGCATAGATGGGGATAATTGAAGTACGTTTGCGAAATATTACTTACCCCGGGGATGTTTCAAAGGTAACCGCGTCTGCATGGTGATGACCAGGCGCGGTTTTTCTGTGTTCGCAACAAGCGCACCCTGTATCATTGTCTGGCGTGTGCGCGCACAATGAAATTGCAAACGGACGGCTACCCTACGACATACATAAGTGCACTTGCTATTGGTCAAAATGAATTTGGCGATTTCTTTAACAACAGGAGGAGCGCAAATGAACTGGCTCAGAATGATTATTCGGTTTGTCGTATCCGCATTGGTGTACCAGTTTGTGGCATTCTTAGTGCCCGGATTTCGCATCGCCAATTTCGGGTCAGCCATCATCGCAGCAATCGTCGTTGCGCTGATCGGATGGGCTGTGGAAGCATTATTTGGGCGTACGCGAATGAGTCGCTTCGGACACGGGATTATCGGCTTTGTCGTTAGTGTGGTGATCCTGTATGTCGCTCAGTGGATCGTTCCGGGAATGTCTGTGACGGTACTTGGGGCTATCATCGCATCACTCGTCATCGGAATTATCGACATGATTCTACCGGTGGAGAAACCAGGTGTTTCGTCTAATCGGGACTAGTTGTGTGCGATGACGACACGTCCCTAGCCGCGCTTGCAATGAGCAGGCGCGGCTTTGTCATGCCATCCGCGTGGTAGTCATCGTCTGTATTTTGCATCCTGGCAGCACAATGATGGTCGGGCCGATGTTGACGCCGATTGCCGTTCGGGCGGGACTTCCGATCATTGGCGTCGCGATGGCTATGAACTTGTTTGGTCACGGAATTGCATTGTCTGGTGACTTCGTCATCCAGGGCGCTCCCAAACTCACGAGCTCAGCTGCTGGGGTCACGGTAGGTCAAATCATTCACGCCAGCATTCCACTCGTGATTACAACAGGTGTCATCGCGACGGTATTGGCATTCGTCAACCTTCGCCGCGACATCAGCAAAGGGGTTCTGTCGACACCGCCAACGATGGAACTCAAAGAGGCCATCAAGGCGTCGCCGGCGGCAAAAATTGCAGCAGTGCTGGTCCCACTCGTGTTCGTCGGGACCATCGTGACCACCATCACGATGGGACTCAAAGGCGACGATGCCACGGCGTTGATTGGCGGTGTGAGCCTTTTGTTGTTCGTGGTCATCGCATTTTTAGAACATCGCCAAAGGGCGCATGTAGTGGTCATGAAACACGTACAAGACGGGTTCACCTTTTCCATGAAAATATTCGCTCCGGTTATTCCTATCGCTGGATTCTTTTTTATGGGCTCACCTGACGTCGCTCCTCAAATTCTTGGCAAAGGTGCACCAGGATATTTGTTCGATCTCGGCAAAGCCCTCGCAGCCCACGTTCCATTGTCCACGGTCACGGTCGCCATCATTGTGGTCTTAGTGGGCATCATCGCAGGGCTGGACGGGTCGGGCTTTTCTGGGCTGGTGCTCGTCGGAACGCTCGCTCAGGCGCTTGGGACCCCTGTTGGTGCCAACATCGCGGTGCTCGCCGCACTTGGGCAAATGGGGTCGGTCTGGAGCGGAGGAGGCACCCTCGTTCCATGGGGCGTGCTCGACGTGGCCGGCGTCACGGGTGTCAATCCCGAGGAGCTCACGAGACGGAATTTTCTACCCGTGATTTGCGGCCTCGCCGGTGCAACGGTCGTAGCCATCTTCATGATGTGATCGAGGTACCGCCTTCCGTTTCTTTTCACCGCAGCGGAGACGCTGTTCAGGGCTGTTTCAAAGTCAGCGATCACGACTTTGGAACAGCCCTTTATGTGTAGAACTTTGCACCAGGATAGATCGAATGCCAGGGCAGAAAATACAGGGGACGTCACAAAAGCCGTCGCGGGGGAGGGAAGCGCATGGTTGACCTCGGGCAGGTCAAAGAGCAGTTGACACACGTGTTGGATCCTGAAATCGGGATCAACGTCGTGGATCTTGGCTTAATTTACGACATTTCTGAACCGAGAGATGGGCAAGTGAACATCAAAATGACGTTGACGACGCCAGATTGCCCACTTCACGAGGGATTCTTGGATGCCGTTGAGGGCGCCGTGGCACCCGTGAACGGTGTGGAGTACGTCAAAGTCGATGTCGTATTCGATCCGCCTTGGACGCCGGATCGGATGAATCAGGACGTGCGTAAGCAGCTTGGCATTCAGTGAGGTGCGCGACCGTCATTTTTGGGAGGGAAACTAGATGGACGTAAATGTGAAATGTAGTGTGTCCAACTGCTACTTCTGGAAAGACGACAACAATTGCAGTGCGCCAGCCATCATGGTGACCGTGGACGGAAATGCACGAGCCAACTTCAACGAAGAAATCGCTGATGAAATCATGGTGGACTTGGAGAATACGCACCAGGCACCGTCCTCGGCCAATACCTGCTGTCATACGTTTCGTCAAGCGTAGGCGTTCGTCTTGCGCCGAAGGCCCCGTTCTTGGAACGGGGCCTTTGTTGGTGCACTTTGCGGCAGCATCTGCGCAAGTCGCTCGGCTATGCGGAGCATTCGGATGCGCCGACGCCCTACAAGCGGCAACAGTCCAACCGTGCGCACCCGCGAGGTCC
This window encodes:
- a CDS encoding helix-turn-helix transcriptional regulator codes for the protein MYNLDARTYGGESVLEYTKRQSDILKLVQERGPITGDQIADALGVSKLTLRSDLSVLTMTGRLRARPRVGYTYNESHEAESRLSVLHELMVSDFLAVPVSVSESCSVYDAAVTMFLEDVGTLCVVDNAHLVGVLSRKDLLKVTLGGSDTKSLPVTLAMTRVPHVVTVSPESSLYDAALLMVRHEVDALPVIKVSDSPERGTEVIGRISKTTITRAFVELGQKFSV
- a CDS encoding cold-shock protein, producing the protein MFGKRNDEVVPNVETPVWSCTNDTCNVWMRQNFSFDAEPRCPVCQSPMTQDVRELPEI
- a CDS encoding kinase/pyrophosphorylase, with the translated sequence MQPTVYIVSDAIGETAEFVARAAASQFDESHVTYRKYAGVKDTQTIERIVLRAKEEGAFIAFTFVIRPLRDALLADAAEHEVAVVDIMGPMLNAFERLLGQVPIGRPGVVHQLDADYYRRVEAVEFAVKYDDGRDPRGLSRADVILIGVSRTSKTPLSMYLAHKQLRVANVPLVPEVTPPPFLFEAGGRGKVIGLTIRPENLHVIRKQRLQALGLVSQANYASDERILEELAYAADVMKRIGCPVIDVTDRAVEETASVIQNYLPIEEDHWI
- a CDS encoding recombinase family protein codes for the protein MRTAIYTRVSTDLQAEEGFSLDAQLHRLSAYCDSQGWSIVGVYTDEGFSAKNVHRPQLERMLADVQAGIIDVVLVYRLDRLTRNVTDLHQLLQIFDRHGVGFKSATEVFDTTTAMGRLFITIIAALAQWERENLGERVRVGQAEMVRQGRYFGHTPPYGYDLHDSILSINPVEAPVIRLIFDRYLAGDGTSRLAKYLNDPNHRVPRPRGADHWSTKVVNAILKNPVYCGYVRYGNQPRNKMVNRQPVVAKSDHEPIIEEYEWRRAQELMAQRRTVGPRTGTGVHPLVGILRCGNCGGPMVGRTERAGKSGRITPYHGYMCNTRRHARTCDMKMWKQDVIEGALIGELDRVVHAALKSHFHPLQVRERNDQKQIETQLNLMKARRRKWMDAYERDLISAQDLHDRLHDISQTVNQLKSQLNTHAVQPVSVHLAEFVNLKLAWDVATPQERRELIRTMVEAAWIFPDGSMKVELRAW
- the ppdK gene encoding pyruvate, phosphate dikinase; translated protein: MSKWVYLFDEVTEPDKMLLGGKGANLADMTNHGLPVPPGFTITTQACHTFSDAGDSLTSEMRAQIESAIGEIERRTGKGFGDAERPLLVSVRSGAPISMPGMMDTVLNLGLNHDTVEGLVRVTNNPRFAYDSFRRFIQMFGDVVLGIPHHQFEHTLQAIKRHHGVTEDQQATAEIWRQVVDEYLALVERESGGPFPMDPRTQLEMAIGSVFRSWRNARAIVYRRVHHIPDTLGTAVNVQSMVFGNMGDDSGTGVAFTRNPSTGENELFGEYLINAQGEDVVAGIRTPSKIHTLQQEMPDIYESFVGVCRRLESRYKDVQDIEFTIESGRLYLLQTRSAKRSAQAAVKIAVDLVREGVIDKMTAIGRVSAEQIDQLLHPSIDESTPQEVLGTGLPASPGAASGQVVFDADLAEELGRAGTKVILVRTETTPEDIHGIVMAQGILTSRGGMTSHAAVVARGMGKPCVCGCDDLAIDEASGTCRLGGQTISQGDILSIDGGSGRILKGEIKLVTPDMSEEFECLMKWADDVRRLGVRANADTPDDAAKARSFGAEGIGLCRTEHMFMDADRLPVVQQMILASTKEERAAALERLLPMQRDDFYGILQAMDGFPVTIRLLDPPLHEFLPNMEELIAKQAELKATLMYAPSEDAKQALNDVTVLLSKVRGLHEMNPMLGHRGCRLGLTMPEVYEMQTRAIFEATVALIQQGRNPRPEIMIPLVGHVEELRRMRELVERVGLDVAQEAAVELAVPIGTMIEVPRAALTADEIAPTADFFSFGTNDLTQTTFGYSRDDAEGKFLQWYVQENVLPQNPFASLDRDGVGQLVEIAGRKGRSRKVSLKLGVCGEHGGDPDSIAFFHNVGLNYVSCSPYRVPVARLSAAQAVLSL
- a CDS encoding retropepsin-like aspartic protease, coding for MRRPIAVLRGTFVNDLFLIPLTVNGRKVRHIVVDTGASTLIFNGKVARQLRLPNLGAVGVAGVGGTANAFRSKCDVKFSSKLFRNVPCVVIQHFSKPGLLGLKFFRDHHLALALNPSTETLKIYAMKPNGKASRAT
- a CDS encoding cold-shock protein, with translation MQEGIVKWFNSEKGFGFIQVEGGDDVFVHFSAIQGNGFKSLDEGQRVSFDIVEGPKGPQAANVVKY
- a CDS encoding nitronate monooxygenase family protein; its protein translation is MLNNSLTRILQIRYPIIQGGLAYVANGKLAAAVSNAGGLGQVGAAGRTPEAFREQIRVAKSLTDQPFGVNIPVSRHTDNSPYVQVALEEAANIVSVSLSAGDPRPFVPSLKAAGLKVLLVVATVRQAVRAQEVGADVLICEGFEAGGHDSPLENTVFTLVPQVVQIAEVPVVAAGGVASGRQVAAAFMLGAEGVQMGTRFVATAECEAHPRYKDLLVQAGDDGTVVLERTLGVSTRVLKNDYAAAALDVERADPSGLKLRPLMTGERNRLAAIDGRTDEGYLYAGQSVGLISSVVPAGEAIEQIVEETRRALGNTSQYQAWL